In Panicum virgatum strain AP13 chromosome 5K, P.virgatum_v5, whole genome shotgun sequence, the genomic window CAGAGAAAATGGACAAGTGACAAAAAAACTTGGGTTTAACGAAAGGTAAACTAAAACAGATGCAACAATGGATGGCATTTAAGTTTTGATGGTAAAACCTAGTCTGGTGAACTCTCGGTGTTATATAACCACTTTCTTCTATGAAAAGAAAGTAGAAAGTCATTGGATGCGATGCGACATCTAAGATATGGTCAACATAAAAGTTCCATAATGCTCTTTAAAGTTTAAACACACTAGTGTAAATAAAACATGGCACATCCATACTTCATGTAACATTAAATATATTGTTGCAAAAGTTGAGGCTCAAACTCATTCTAGTTTAATATACAGAACAAATGGATAGCCACAAGTCCAAAACCTATAAATGAATGGAATTCCATTTAGTAATTGGTAGCCAGCTTTTGCACGGGAAAATGTATGTGCATACTGCATTTTTAGTGGAAAATTATGGTGTTACttcacaagaaaaatgatgcacTGGCAAAATAATGTAGCTCCATTTTGTCTTGTTAGCGTGATGTATAGGCCCACGGGCCCAGGGGGGTTCGGCTGCAACCCTAGGGGGTGCGGCTGCTGCCTCCCTCCCTGGTTTTGGTAGTGTTGGTTATGTTTGGCAAGGATTCCCTAGATTAGCTCTTTCCTTTCTAGATTAGATCTTTCCTATTCCTGGGACATCCTTGCCTATATGTACTGAGCCTTGGGCTCCTTTCATAATCAATCTACTATTTTTCCCAGCCATCCTctttcatggtatcacgagacCGGGACTCTTCCCTCTCGCCCTTCCGCTGCCCCTGCGCACACTAGCTGTGCATCGGTATGGTTGGgactcctccccctccctcgacGATCCTGCCGATCAGCCTCGCCAAGACGGCGATGCTCCTTCGCAGACCGACGCCGAGGCTCGCCGCGCCCTCCACGAGGCTGCTCTGGCCGCCGCCCAGGCAGctgagcaggaagccgccgacgcctccaacgagcgcgacgccgccgcggagcgcgTCCGCGCTGCCCTCGCTCGGGCGGTCAAGGCccgggccgccaccgccgccgcggttgATCCCGTCGAACAGCCGCACGCGGGCGGCGACATGAGCGTCACCCACGCCATGATGCTCCACGAGGCTGCTGCCGTCCTCAACCTCCACGCCCAGGCGGTCTCCGTGCAGAACGCACGCAGCCTGGTGCCGACCGTCCTCGACACCGCCGGCAACTACCCCCGTTGGCGCGAGCAGTTCCTCCTCGCCGTCACCAAATACTCGCTGCTGGACCACGTCCACAGCGACTCCGTCTCGGCCCTTGCTGACTGGACTCGGATGGACGCCGTCGTCAAGTCATGGCTCTACAGCACGGTCTCCGCTGACCTCGCCGACGCCGTGATCGACCACCGCGCCTCCGCCCGTGAGGCCTGGCTCGCCATCGAGGATCACTTCCTCGGCAACCAGGAGACCCGCGCCCTCCACCTCGACGCCAAATTTCGCGCGTTTGCTCAAGGTGATCTCTACATCACAGAGTATTGCAAGCGCTTCAAGAAGATGGCCGACGACCTCGCTGACCTCAACGAGCACGTCACTGACCGCACCTTGGTCCTCAACGTGCTTCGTGGGCTCAACGAGCGCTACAAGGACATCGGCGTCCATCTCCGGCGCGGGCGCCCGTTCCCCTCCTTCGCCGCCGTCCGCAACGAGCTCCTTCTCgaggagatcaacatggtgcagcACCCTGTTGCCCCCTCCACTGCTCTTGTCGCCACTGGCTCCTCTCGCCAGCCTGCAGCGACCGGCGGTGGCCCTCCTCGGACCGGTGGTGGCGCCCCCAAGccgaagaacaagaagaaggacCGCCGGGCTGGCAGCGACTCTGCTCCAGGCCCCAGCGctccccctgctccctcctccgCACCTGGGGCGCCTGCTGGGTCCGGCGCGACCTGGCCCTCCGTCTACAATCCGTGGACCATCCTCTTTCATGTCTAAACTAGGTTTTCCATGGTGAGATGTTGGATCGAGTATGTAACAACTTAGGTATTTTAGACCTTACGAATGCAAAACAGATCCAAAAGAAGGAAAATGTGTTTAAAGTATTTGCACCTCCATTCTCTCGAGAAGAGTTGCTTGCTGCAACTCCGAGTTCAGTTTCCTTTTCTTCATATTCTGTGTCTGGAATAATTTCTGGAACCTCTTCAAGTCGACGCTGTCTTTCAGCTGGTGTACTTAGCAGCTCTTTTTGGTGCAGTAGCTCCTCCAATGTACGAAAAGAATGAGTCAAGGAAGAAATCATGTGGGAAGATTCTTCAATGGCCCTAACAGAATGAGCTACTAAAGTACTGATAGTGAAACAGAAAAGCAAATGACATCAGAAAAGAAACAGAGGTACAGAACAAATTTATTAACACATCATCAGTAGTCTGGAAAGGATATTCCACACGTGGCCCTTTCATATTTGCTCGGTCAATATTTCTTTCCAGTCTCACAAGTTCTCTTTCAATCCACTGAAAAATGGCAATTTGGTCAATAGCACAAAGAATATATTACTACAATAGTAGGATCAATGAAGTGCTGAATCCGACATTTGAACATTTTATAACTTTGCTTTCAGATTTCAAAAGGTTAGGATACGGTGGACAGATAATTCAATTTTAAGCAAAAGAGAACAATGATAAATTATTTGTGTACAAGTTTAAAAGGAAACTAAGGCTGATATTGATACTCTATCGTGGCTATGAATAGCACATAATATTTTGCTATATGGTGCACTGTGTCCTCCAGTAAGAGTTACAAGTAGTTTTTAATTGATTCAGATAACCAGTTACTTGTTAAGATTTTCTAATTTATCAATCTGCACACATTTTCCTTCCAACATATACAGGCATGAAGTGCCAAACCCGTGCGGTATCCATTGAACTCCCAGGTGCACTTACATGATTTACTATGTCTGTATGTACAGCTTCCATCTTTTCCTCAAACTCAGCCTGCCAAAAAGGGCAAACTCAGAAATATATAATGGAGCTTAGCATATTCACACTAGAAACTCAAGTAAAACAGGACACCCAATGATTTTTAAGTATTTCCAGCTAACAGGAATAATAGGCGAATACTTAGATAAACAAGCTAGCTTATATGGCCGCAATACAATTTTTCCTTCTTCATAGTGTCCCCAAGAGAACTGCAGGCAAGATGTTTGAAGTTTATATTGTCAATATATTATCTTTGGCTGCAATGGAAATAGTATTTGCAGATTTGTCTTGGAAACTTTCTTAAACATTAATGTTATAAGGTTGTGCAATAGTGGTCTACGGTGCACTCAGAAGATGGCCGGTGTTCAAAGAACAATCATGCTATAGACAAAGGGAGTAGCGGAAACACATCAATGGTCTACTAACAACAAGAACAGAATACAGAATATGGACTGTCCATGATATGATCTTGCATAAACAAAGTAGCATTCATGCAACGCTCAACATCTTCCATCCTTCTATTTAGTCGATGCAAATTCCAGCTAGCAAAATCTACAGAAAGCATCACTGTGGTCCTTCATGTCTTCGGACTAGTAAATTTCCTTTCTAGTAGTAACTAAACAATCTGATCTGTTGATCCTCCTAATTAAGTATTTGCCAATGCTCTAAACATCCAGTGGGAAGAGCaattaaataaaagaaaagactagATCAATTTAACTACACATATAGAGCATAAAGAGCATAGATCCCcctgatgtacttgtatacaaATTACCATCTTACTTTAGGATTGGAATATGCTAGAGGAATTGGTGATTTTTTGACATGAAGATACAGCCACAGATTTGTGTTAGTAATCACAATGTGAATATGATAGCATGAGTGAGAGCCATATACTGATTCACAATAAATGGAGACACATAAGTGTGAATACTGATTCAGCAAGAAAATGTTCTCATTGCTAGAGCAATAAATGTGAAAGTTAAAAAGAACGAGATCATTTATTTGATAGCATGGTAAGTCTACTCCATCCAGCATCACATGGTTAGGCGTTGCATTAAAAAAATGAAGCTTTCAGGATGCGATCTTACAATGGTAGGCCTTTCCAGGAGTCCTTCCTTAACTAAAGAAATAAGATCATTGCATTCATCCTGTTACAAATGGAAAAAGGCATAATTATTCCACCACATCTTTTACGCAAGCAAAAAGATTTAAATTCAATTTTTCATCGACTAACATACTCCCATTAACCAAAAAAAACAACCGCTGGGATAGACATCCCTCTGATTTCGTCTTAAGAAAGAGCAACTCGGTTTGGAACCCAGTCTGGTTACAGGTGATCCCAGGAATTCATCATTCTACTGTTGTGCCCCAAGAAGCTTTGGTAACATACTAGCATTAATGCTACTGGATATAAAAACCATACCTCTTCAAAGTCCTCATCTGAGAGCATTGAGATATTGACATCATCCCACAAACCGGCAACACATAAGAGAATATTTGTAGGTTTGCCATTTATCTTGTATACTTCTGAAGACTTCTTGATGCCTGTCATGAATTTATCCAAGAGCATAAGAAGTTGCTTCCTGTCTGAAGTATAGAATCTACGGTGTCGGTGTTAAATCTCATGTGCAAAATATGAATAAATTTGGACCCTCAACCCACTTCAAAAGCAAAAGAGCACTTCCTATGTCAATTAACGAAGGGGGAAAAGGATGTAATAAGGTGTGATTTGACTTAGCACCGTACTGCTAACAACATTCTGTACATGCTGAACAAATGAACTAGACCATCAGGATAAGTAAGAATTCTTGAAATTGACCTTTACCTGTTACTCGTCCAAGCACGAATGCCTTTGTTGAGTTTCTATAGCACTGCATCTGGTAGGCGATCTTTAATCTAACAAAACAGCCAACAACTTTCTGTTCAAATGTTTCTATGTGACTCAAAAGACTAACAACTAAAGTTCTTCTCAGATAGATTAGATTGATGTTATTCTGAACAAGGGAGGCAAAACATCTCTTGCTTTGTTCCGGAACCCTCTTAGCAATCTTTGGCTGCAGACTATTCCGAGGTTTCTTTTTCATAACTGGGTATCATCTTCTTCAGAACCATAAGATATTTCATCCTCTGAGACAGCATTTGAAGCTAGATGGACTGCCAAGAACCTTGGGATTTTTTTGTACTTCACTTTTCTCCTTGTAAACAGAGGTTGCAACTTATCATCACACGAGAACCAATGTTTCTTATCATCCTTGTACAGATCCTTATCTTCAATGTACCTCTTCACAACTCCAAGGATTTCGAGTTCACCAATAGGTTTTGATGTGTCCTTGCCAGAACTTGACAAGAATTCGATTAGTTGTGCCGAACCCCAGCCAACATATGTTTTCTTATTTGACTTGTTCTTCTGTGATGTGTTCAATTTATTCTGTTTGCACTTAGAGTCAAAAGGAATTGTTTGATCATTGGTGTCATTGTCAGCCAATATTTTTTCATCTGACTTGTGACCATCATCTGGACTTTTTTCTGAATTCACTCCTTTACAGTTAAGCCTTCTATTAAGATAAACACTAAGTTCTTCTAGGTCAACCAATGTCAAATGTTCTCTGTCTTTAATTAATTCCCAGTAGTCTTTAAACAAAATTTCGCTGGTCTCTACATCTACGTGATCTGTCTCTACCTGGAGATGCACATGAACTGTTGTCAGAAAAGACAAGTACATATTGGAGAGAACAAATCAGGTTTCTAAATAGTATAAACTATGTTGACATTCTTTCTAAAAAGAAATCCAAAATTATGCAAGGGGAAGAACTTGCAAATAGACATAATATGGTGAAGAGCTTTATTGTAAGCTATATGCCCCCCACCCCCAAGAATTGACCGATAAAGACTATTGTGATTTGAAAAAAAGTTGGGTATATGCATGCAGTTACCACatcaggatcagcagcagcATTCTTCTCGATCAAGATAACCCGGTCAAGACATGTGCTGCAGAATCCTTTGTTTTGCTTCCTCAGTTGCACAAATTCCACTTTTCCAAGGCAAGCATGGCAAACTGAGTAAAGTGGACAGCACAGGCACTGATAATCAGAACTTTCTCTGCAGTCGACACATATGTGCGAACCTGTAAAAAGTCAAAATTTGGCCCACGAACCAATACCATGGGATTACCAGAGTACAGAGGTGAAAATAGGCACTTCATAAACATAAGTCCATAGGCCAAACTTGAGGTGAACTTTCATGATCATATATGTCATGTGCACTTGTGCAGAACTGCTGATTATTTGCAACAATCTAAGTGATGTCTAGCTTGATGTCTACGTCAGACAAAAGTAGTAGGATGATTAATTTTCAAGTTTTATTGGTAGCTTTGAAATGCTTGTTTTATTTCTGTTTCATGTTGCATGATGATGGAACAGGTAGCTACGTAAAATGGCGAACAATTGAAAGTTCAAGTGTCCAGCAGCTCAGTTGTGTAAAGAGAATTAAAAGATATCCAAAAAGGAATAATGATAATTTCATAAGGCGGTTTATACTTTAGGATAGGATAGGTGGCCACAACCAAGGAATGAGCAAGTGAAAACAGAGTGACCAGCATGATATGTGTATTCCAATGTGGTAACCCCTTTAGTGAAACATACATAATGCGGACAAGCTTCACCAGAAGCAAGTCATGCATGTCAAGCAGTCATGCATGATGGTACATTATCAAAACACTATAAAGACTAGTGTATAACTACCCCGACAATTAATTAGAGaaaaacatttttttctctGAAAGGAATCATTACAGGTTCACAAAGCTATGACCAGATTTAGGATCAAGGCCATGTTCACCATAGCCATGACCAGATTTAGGATCAAGGCCATGTTCACCATGAGCGTGCAGCATATGCCATGCAAACCCCCACATCCAGAAGAAGTAAACACCAATCAAAACTATTGGGTGAAATCAACATAGCAGTCATGCATTCATGACAGGAACACTGAAAAGGACAGCATTCATGTGCTCACCGCAAATAAATTGTTCACCAGAAGTAAGAAAAACATCTTCCTTTCCAACACAGCGTGGATGATAAACCTTGCGGCAGTTCCTGGAAAGAATGAGGCAAAATTAGCTGGCCAACATGTTGGCAACGATTGGAATTGGATTGAGAACTAACCCAGAAGATGTTCCCCAATCGAACAGACATGCAAAACTGCTGCATCAACATCTACCGAGCAGACGAGCAGCATTGCGCTCAGCCATCCAAACACGCCGCAACAAGCAAATAGCACGGAAATCCGCAACCCATCAACGCCCAATCGTGAGAGATCACAGCCTCTTTCGCACCCAACGAACCAACCAATCGACgcgaaaaaaaaagggaaaaaaccCGCGTGCTCACCATCTACTACTCAACCATCGGGGgctcgggtcggcggcggaaTCGCGCGTATACAAGACGAGGGAGGCTTACTTACTTGAAGTCGCAGACGCGGAGGTTGTCGCCGCTGTCCTTACAAGTGAAACAGaactcctcggcgtcggcggcctccTCATTATCCTGCCTCTTCCTCCCCGTGCCCATGCCCCCGTCCcctcgccgcgcggcggcgcgcgaagGGAACCGGCCCGGACTTAAACCCCCCACAAAACCCCTCCGCAGAACCTCGAGATACACCTCGCGGCCGCGATCCCTGTCcggagccgcgccgcgccgcgccgcagagAAAGACagccggcggcgaaggaggaTTGGTTGGGGGCGGAAATGGCGGCGTCGGGTCGGGGTGGTCTGGATGAGGGTTTTGCCGGGCTCTCTGAATGCGTGAGGCCAGGGGAGCGGGCGCCTAGAGGTTCAGTGGGGGCAAATGAAACGGCCCCGCCGGAGCCTCGCGTCGCGCCGCGCCGGGGGGCGGAGCGCCGATCACGCCGTCGGGCGCCAGATCACTGACGCGACGCGTGGCTACCGGCCTACGGCGCCTTTTGGCCGCTTGCGGAGCCTTCTCTCACACAGCACCTCTGCCGGTCTGCGGACGGGAGGGGCCGACGAGTGGGACCGGCATCTCCCCAGTTCCCTTCGAGAGGCCGCCGGTGTGACCGTGCAACCAGGTGAAACGTCAAAGAGACCGTGCAACCACGAGCAATATCAAGAACCAAGATATTATATAGAGAAAGATATCGAACCAATCAAAGTTTAAGTAgatattatttttctatttcaaatgAATTTGCATTTATTAAGCATTCATGGAACAATAAACAGTGTGACTTTCCGTCACAACTGCTATAGTTAATTAGAGGTAATAAAATCATCTCTCACTATTAGTAATATGTCTGATTTTCTACTACTCCATCCCACAAAGTTTGTTCGTTCAGAAAATttctaagagcaagtattatagcaGGCTGCAAGAAGGCTAAATGCTggggtggaggagagagaggagaggtgggCTGCAAACTTGCAGCTAACTTGGATACAAGAATCAAGAAATCTTGTGAGAGGAACACGTGAGCCTCATATTAATAATGAATGACTAAACTACTATACTAGTTGGCTGAGAGATAGGCTATAAGAATATTTACAGCCAACAAGTGATTGTATTATTCGTCTTGCTCTAACATACTACTAGTATTGGAAAATGTCCATGTTACCCCTAATTAACTATAACAGTTGTGATCGAAGACCGCACTATTTATTTGGTTCCCTAAATTATCAATAAATGCAAATACATTGGAATTAGAAAATTAACATGTACTTAAGTATTTAATTTGCTCCATACTCTTTGCTGTGCAATTACTTTTTGGTATTTGacattgctttaattagatatATTTTCTACAATCTAAATGAACAGTTTTGTGAGATAAAATTTAGAGGTTAAATGAACAGTTTTTTGTGGAATGGAGGGCGTAAACAAACAGTCTTTATATGACGAAGGAGTAGAATAGAATGCATCTTTGGAGACAAAGACATCGTCCGGGACCATCCATATCCATATTTAAGATGAAGATATCGTCCACAGACCATCCATATCCATCTTTAAGATAAAAAGATATCGTCCACGGACTATTAATGTATTGTCCTCTGTATGGATTAAAAGTCAGGGATGGCTATTGATGTTAGAAAATATGAATTATGATTTTCATATTCGCTAGACCATCAACATAGATATATGTATTCATATTCGTAATATGGATACTAAAATAGTATCGGaatacattttttttcattattttcTCTATCAAGTATAGATTCACATTAAAAATAGGAAATATCCGATATCATATGGACCATGAAGAATATAGTACCTAGTAAAATCATCTAAATCTTATCTCCATGACTAACTTCCATGACAAGTGTATTAATTTTAACACTACTAATAAGACACACCATTTAAGCTATTTAAAAGTTACCTATATGAAAAAGGACTAATGCTATTAATTTAATATTAATAATGTTGTATCCATTATTTAAAAGTTATTAATAATGATCTAATATTAATAATAGAAAGTTAAAAATGGTTAATAAAAGAAAACGAGGAACTATGGACCAAGACCAACTGACATGAACTTATGGATCGAGACTACAAGCTTCACTCGGCGGCACAGTAGTAGAAAGTTAATGATGACAAGTTTTTTGTTGGACAATATGAGCATAATTTTGCCCGGTGATGAGTTTTGTCAATGTATAGGAAAAGGTGAATAAAGAAAGACGTCCTcggcaggggaggggaggaaaaaaaaaaaaagaagaagcgctAGGCAGGTCGCAGGATTCGAACGcgaattgtaaaaaaaaaaagggcgTGGTCGGCAGGATTCGAACCTGCGCGGGCAGAGCCCACATGATTTCTAGTCATGCCCGATAACCACTCCGGCACGACCACTTTGGTGATATATTGAAATTAAATACAGTAATCTTAACATATTCTCTGCGTTTGCAAATAAACTGGAGTTGTCTGTCCATGGTGTTAAAACGTTGCTGCCCCTGGTAGACGCCGGTGGTTTGGTTACTGTGTGACTGGGCGACCCTGTTGCGTGACATTCTTCGTGGATCACGATTCACGTAGGTGGTGCTATACTGATGAGATAGCATGACAAAGTATGAGTTTAATTTATACCGACAGTTACATGGAAATAAGCAGCCCCCGCTTTCATCTTCAGTGTTTGAGAGAGGAGAGACTTTAGAACCATTGTGTTGAGAATCAGATGCAGAACAAGGTGATGGCCAGCCTCCTGTAGCAAGCATATCGACAGATTGATGGAGCCATCAATTGCCTGTACGAAATGCAGTTTCGTAGTAACCTATCCGGAACTATCTATGTCCACGACAAATCAGTACATTATagttaatattttctttttttaaaataaaaagtaGGAGCACTGTCACATCAAGAAAAAACATTTGTATATAATGCGCCAAAGcaaacaccaccaccacacaaacAATGCACACAAACAACGCACCCAACACAACACTACACCACCACATCTTGGGAGAGGAAGCGAAAGAAGCCGCCGCGAACTGCGCCGTCGTCGCTAACGCTGTGCCACGCCAATAGCCGCAGCCCACTACAAGCCCGAGCGGCTACCcgaactcctccaccatggGACTATCACCCTAAAGTTGCACGAACATGATCGTCGATCTCTCTGCTCTAGTGGTGCATCAGCAAAAACACTCCCGTCGCAGCACCAATGAACACCACTGATCTTGGCCACTCTGCGTGGGGGTCTCGTCTCTCCCACCGCCTCATACTCCTCTATCAAGGACTCAGATATCTGAAGCCGCAAAAAGAGCACCATCTCCGCCCACCCATCACCGAGCTCACCACTGCACCTTGCTCGCTAGCTCAAGTCCTCCAGCACCCATGGGCTCTCTGCACCTTCCTACCAACATGGACTGTGCGCACATCCTACACCCATGGGCTCTCTGCACCTTCCTGCCAACACGGACCGTGCGCACATCCTGCAGCACAGACGAAACCACCAACCAAACTGCCACCACCACTACCAGAAGCGGTTCCGGGTCGGCACCTCCAGCGAGGGCACGACGCCAAGGCGCCGCCGTTGCACGTCCACGGATACGGCCAGTATTTTCTCACTTTCCATAACCGGGAGGTGCCAAAGTCTCGGAAGATTGATCCACGGATACGGCCTAAGCCTAACCCTCTGGATGTGCTGAAGAAATCCCTAGGCAAACACTTCAGCAAAATGTAGATGTAGTGACTTGAAACTAGATCAAAGCGATGGAACAAAGCAAACAGAATCAATACCACTCTGTATTCACTTATGTATATTTTAGTCATATATACATCCACACTATGGGTACTTCAGTCATATACAGCTTATAAGCACAAAGGATCGGTGATATAATGCTACAGAAAATAAAAATGTAAACAAGGGTACAAAAGAAACATGAACTAGAGCAGGCCTAAATATCATTCCGCGTGGACGGAAACTTGCAAGGTCTTCCACATTCCACAACTGTGTAATTCCAAATTACAAGCTGCCGGTTCATATGGGTTTGCATAACATGCTCGCCACTGGCCAGTAGCAAGGCGAGTGGCACTGGTTGGCTAGGGATTATATGGTATTAATAGCTCTAAGTCACTGATCACAAATCTCACAGGTGTCCCAGCACAGGCCATGGAGTAACTCCATTTGCAGGAAGCATAGGCTTTATGATTGGAGCTCGCCGCAGCATTGCTGTGGATTCATTCAGACGTGATGCTGGGCCCTTGAATTGGGATGCCTTCTGCAGAGAAGGACAAGTCCAGGATAAAACTTTTTGTCAGTAAGAGAGAATAAGCATTGCAAAGTGCATCAGAGCTAAGCAATATCGGGTTAAACAGAGGGGAAAACAGGGAGCAGAACATGAATAAAGATCAGGGAGCAGAACATGAATAAAGATCTATTGGAGCATCTAATCACATCATTTCAACCAAAGATTTGTTGAATCATACACATTTCAATCACATTTCACTAGGAAAATTTCCGTTTTATGAAAATTGGggcgggcggggggggggggggggggggcttgtcTCGGAAAAAATCACTATAGGGTTTTAATTAACATGTATGTGTTCTTATATCACCGAGTTCTAACCAGTTGAAGTAACCACAGATGTCATTGTGGGAGTAGCAAGACAAACTTATCGATTTCCTTTTGTTTCTGTTCTCTGCTTCACCTTCGGTGTAAACAGCACAAGATAGGCAGGGATGTACCGCTGTCTTTAGGCAGCACATCATATATTCagagaaagaaaaatatatgcAGCGAGCAGCTAAGCTCTCCAATAAGCTGGTCATTGCTAAGCTCAGTATCAGTTTCTACAAGCGATCCACATGCAGCGTGTGAAGAAGGCAAAATTCACAAATCAGCAGCAAGACACTTGCAGGGAAAGAGGTTCGAAAGGCATCACCTTTTCGTCGAGGACGAGGCGGACGCGCCCGACGGCCTTGCTCTGGCGGCGCATCCGGTACAGCCGGCGCCCGAGCACGGCGAAGCCGAGCAGCGCGACGGCGAACGGCACCGACCAGGCGCTCCTCGCCGCGCGAAGGGCCCACACGCGCAGCGCGTCCAGCGACAACTTCCACCACCGGACATGGACAGGTCCTCCTCCCTTCGCCACCACGCCCtgggccccctcctcctcctccgccgccgccaccccggccTCCGCCCTGGTCCGCTCCACAGGTTCGGTCACCTCGACCACCGGTCTCTCCCCGTCCGAGGACGAATCCGACCACAGCGCCGCTCGGTCACGGCCGGGGAAGAGGAGATCGTCCGGGTCCGGCTCCACCCAGCTCGCGTTGTCCGACCCCGCAAGAAGCCCCtccacctccccctcctcctcgtcctcctttgACAGCGACGCCCTCCTGGGGTACTTGGCATCGGAGCCGAGGTCGAAGTAGTCGTGCTTGATGGCGCCGGCgtcgtcctccccgccgccaccggcgtacggttcggccggcgccgccgccttggggGACGCGAGCAGGAGCTCCCAGTCCTCGTCCATCTCGCGGGGATGgccggctagggtttggcagcGGAGGCGTGGTGTGGCGTGTCGGGTGGGGAAGGGGTCGAAGATTCGCGGGGTTGGAAGCTAACGGTGGTTATTTTGCGGTTGCTTGGAGTCTTCAGCGTTTGGGCGAGGAGGGGAAAGGATTGGTTGGGATGGAATTTGATTCTTTTTTGGCTGCCCGAGTCATCTAATGATGCATCACGAAGCGATTCAGTGGTCGTCAGTAAACCGGTGAAATTTACAGAACTGCGGGCACTAGATCTGAACAGGAGTTTACATGAAGCTATGGGATCGATGGCTGCCTCTAGCCTTTCCTGTAAAAATGCAACGATACTCCACCAGAAAATGCGATCGGATTATCAGCATTTCAGATGAATGACCATGCTAAATTACCCAACAACAAAAA contains:
- the LOC120708900 gene encoding LOW QUALITY PROTEIN: uncharacterized protein At5g08430-like (The sequence of the model RefSeq protein was modified relative to this genomic sequence to represent the inferred CDS: inserted 1 base in 1 codon), whose translation is MGTGRKRQDNEEAADAEEFCFTCKDSGDNLRVCDFKNCRKVYHPRCVGKEDVFLTSGEQFICGSHICVDCRESSDYQCLCCPLYSVCHACLGKVEFVQLRKQNKGFCSTCLDRVILIEKNAAADPDVVETDHVDVETSEILFKDYWELIKDREHLTLVDLEELSVYLNRRLNCKGVNSEKSPDDGHKSDEKILADNDTNDQTIPFDSKCKQNKLNTSQKNKSNKKTYVGWGSAQLIEFLSSSGKDTSKPIGELEILGVVKRYIEDKDLYKDDKKHWFSCDDKLQPLFTRRKVKYKKIPRFLAVHLASNAVSEDEISYGSEEDDXPVMKKKPRNSLQPKIAKRVPEQSKRCFASLVQNNINLIYLRRTLVVSLLSHIETFEQKVVGCFVRLKIAYQMQCYRNSTKAFVLGRVTGIKKSSEVYKINGKPTNILLCVAGLWDDVNISMLSDEDFEEDECNDLISLVKEGLLERPTIAEFEEKMEAVHTDIVNHWIERELVRLERNIDRANMKGPRVELEELLHQKELLSTPAERQRRLEEVPEIIPDTEYEEKETELGVAASNSSRENGGARDQVTDSSSVLNEESSEGSTEQIPDSLDIFNKGSSEVTSKQGDATREAPSEAHETCFSGVTLDPALQSQMHDTQDDKATQAMDVDQEENGHSCQVAMTQVINLESDEDEDLPMVQDKPQGKAMHPPRAMNSGNIQIARFESASPATLHAQGGMNGVVPPEPAPATMNGVPQSELLQPAPATVSGVVPPEQHEPALATVNGILQPELRQPAAATTNRAVSPEQQEPALAPMNGILHLEQRRPEPVHAAKDRVPPQALLWHYVDPQGDTRGPFPLLLLRQWKQYGYSSEDFRVWRTGQVAEQAILLNDAFQMHL
- the LOC120708901 gene encoding uncharacterized protein LOC120708901 isoform X2; protein product: MDEDWELLLASPKAAAPAEPYAGGGGEDDAGAIKHDYFDLGSDAKYPRRASLSKEDEEEGEVEGLLAGSDNASWVEPDPDDLLFPGRDRAALWSDSSSDGERPVVEVTEPVERTRAEAGVAAAEEEEGAQGVVAKGGGPVHVRWWKLSLDALRVWALRAARSAWSVPFAVALLGFAVLGRRLYRMRRQSKAVGRVRLVLDEKASQFKGPASRLNESTAMLRRAPIIKPMLPANGVTPWPVLGHL
- the LOC120708901 gene encoding uncharacterized protein LOC120708901 isoform X1; this translates as MDEDWELLLASPKAAAPAEPYAGGGGEDDAGAIKHDYFDLGSDAKYPRRASLSKEDEEEGEVEGLLAGSDNASWVEPDPDDLLFPGRDRAALWSDSSSDGERPVVEVTEPVERTRAEAGVAAAEEEEGAQGVVAKGGGPVHVRWWKLSLDALRVWALRAARSAWSVPFAVALLGFAVLGRRLYRMRRQSKAVGRVRLVLDEKKASQFKGPASRLNESTAMLRRAPIIKPMLPANGVTPWPVLGHL